The Pectobacterium carotovorum genomic sequence GAGTGGAACCGCGATGACGACAATATCGCCAAACGCGGCGGCTTGCGTTGGCGTTCCAATATCGCAACCGATCATAGGCCGTAGGCTGAAAAGTGTTTGAGGAGCGCGTGAATTGCTAAGCATGACTTGATGTCCGGTTTGGATCGCCAATTTAGCGATTGCCCGTCCGACAAAGCCTGCCCCAATGATGCCAATTTTCATCTTTTTCACCTTTATGGTTTTGAGAAGAAAAGGCTAATCCTCTACTTATTGAAGATAAAGTGTGTTATCAGAGAGGAATACACAACAAAAATGAGGGAATCATGGATCGGTTTACCAGCATGAACATTTTTGTCAAAACGGTGGAGCTGGGATCTTTTGCCGCTGCGGCTGATGCACTGACCCTCTCGCCACAGATGGTCGCAAAGTATGTGGCGTGGCTTGAGACTCGCCTGGGCTCCCGGTTGCTAAACCGTACTACCCGTCGTCAGAGCCTGACCGATATCGGCCAGCGCTATTATGAACGCTGCAAAGTGGTTCTTGCTGAATTGCAGGCCGCTGATGATATTGCGCGGGAAATGCAGACGACGCCTTCGGGGATTATTCACATTAACGCGCCTGTTACCTGGGGATCGCATCTGCTTGCGCCATTTATCACTCATTATCTTGAATGCTATCCAGATACGCAGATTGCATTAACGTTAAACGATCGTCTGGTTGACCCCATTGAGGAAGGGTTTGAAGTGATTATCCGTATCGGAGAGTTGGCCGATAGTTCGATGGTCGCCTGGCCGCTTCAGCCTTACTCACTTATTGCCTGTGCATCGCCAGACTACGTCGCACGTGCGGGCCTGCCTGATACACCATCAAGCCTCGTAAACCATACTTGCCTGATTTATGGAGTGAAATCCGTCCTGACGCCTTGCCAATGGGTGTTCCAAAAGGAGGGGAAAACAGAAGACGTCAGGCCGAAAGGGAGATTGTACGCCAATGACTGGAATGCGTTGCTGCATGCCGCGATAGAAGGGTATGGTGTGACACTCGGGCCAGAAGCTGTATTGCGCAAGGAAATCCAAAAAGGGCGTTTGGTTCAGGTATTGCCTGATTACTGCGGGCCTGTACGCCCTGTACACGTCATGGTGCCTTCCGCCAGACGATCAACGGTTAAAGTGAAAACGTTTGTTGACGCAATCAGAACGAATTTTGGGTAGCGACTCATCGTGATAAAGGCAATGGATCGCTCATTGCCGCAGAATGTGGAGTAAAAAGGCCACCGTATAAGATGAATACGGGTCACTTAAGACCGTTATTAGGGGAAACACAGGGGGAGGTTCCCGTAGGAGGCCTCACCCCTGTGGTCGCCCCGTGTATCTCGATGCTTAAACGATCGGCATTAACCGTATAAGATGGCCATTTATGATACCCGTATGCGTTTTGGACTATTGCACCGAGCGATACTTCGCTTCCGCCTGATTGAAGCGGTC encodes the following:
- a CDS encoding LysR family transcriptional regulator, yielding MDRFTSMNIFVKTVELGSFAAAADALTLSPQMVAKYVAWLETRLGSRLLNRTTRRQSLTDIGQRYYERCKVVLAELQAADDIAREMQTTPSGIIHINAPVTWGSHLLAPFITHYLECYPDTQIALTLNDRLVDPIEEGFEVIIRIGELADSSMVAWPLQPYSLIACASPDYVARAGLPDTPSSLVNHTCLIYGVKSVLTPCQWVFQKEGKTEDVRPKGRLYANDWNALLHAAIEGYGVTLGPEAVLRKEIQKGRLVQVLPDYCGPVRPVHVMVPSARRSTVKVKTFVDAIRTNFG